In Equus przewalskii isolate Varuska chromosome 6, EquPr2, whole genome shotgun sequence, one DNA window encodes the following:
- the LOC103554168 gene encoding LOW QUALITY PROTEIN: olfactory receptor 52P1-like (The sequence of the model RefSeq protein was modified relative to this genomic sequence to represent the inferred CDS: substituted 1 base at 1 genomic stop codon) encodes MTENATHHSISSFFLVGIPGLQDFHCWIGLPVXLLFALTLLGNSVIIIIIKLEPSLRKPMYFFLCMLAMNDLALASSSAPKMLDIFWLDAHWINFNICLVQLYFIHTFCIIESALLVAMAFDHYVAICIPLRYPTILTTSMGIKMSLAGLTRATLLVFPGPLLIKRLPYYTKYVINHAYCEHMAVVKLASANTHVNRVYGISVALSVMVLDLGLIAISYIKILQAVFRLSSQNARSKALSTCAAHVCTILVSYTPALFSFLTHRIGKKVPPSIHIIFASLYLLVPPTVNPLVYGVKTKQIRDRVVDLFFPNKKISES; translated from the coding sequence ATGACAGAAAATGCTACACATCACTCCATCTCATCGTTCTTCCTAGTGGGTATTCCTGGTTTGCAAGATTTTCACTGCTGGATTGGCTTGCCTGTGTGACTCCTGTTTGCCCTGACCCTGCTGGGGAACAGCGtaatcatcattatcatcaaacTAGAGCCAAGCCTACGCAAGcctatgtatttcttcctttgcatGCTGGCAATGAATGACTTGGCTCTTGCTTCTTCCTCAGCCCCCAAGATGCTTGACATCTTCTGGTTGGATGCACATTGGATTAACTTTAATATCTGCCTAGTACAGTTGTATTTCATCCACACATTTTGCATAATTGAGTCAGCCCTCCTAGTTGCCATGGCTTTTGACCACTATGTAGCTATTTGCATTCCACTGCGTTATCCCACCATCCTGACAACATCAATGGGCATTAAAATGAGTCTAGCTGGTCTGACCCGAGCTACCCTTCTGGTTTTCCCAGGTCCTCTTCTTATTAAAAGGCTACCATATTATACCAAGTATGTTATCAATCATGCCTATTGTGAGCACATGGCTGTTGTGAAGTTAGCCAGTGCCAACACACATGTTAACAGAGTTTATGGAATCTCTGTGGCCCTATCAGTGATGGTTTTGGACCTAGGGCTTATAGCCATATCTTATATCAAAATCCTCCAGGCAGTCTTCCGGCTCTCCTCCCAGAATGCCCGCTCTAAGGCACTGAGCACCTGTGCTGCCCATGTCTGCACTATACTTGTCTCCTACACACCTGCACTGTTCAGCTTCCTAACTCACCGCATTGGCAAGAAGGTACCTCCAAGCATCCACATAATttttgcaagtttgtaccttttggtgCCTCCCACAGTCAATCCTCTGGTATATGGTGTCAAGACCAAGCAAATTCGTGACAGAGTGGTGGatcttttcttcccaaataagaaaatttctgaaagttaa